TCAATATCGCCTGAAGAGAGAAATTTTATTCAAAACTGAAGCACGAGTGGTCCACCAATCTGTTCTGTATTTATCAACAACTAGGTTAATAGAATCTCTCACTGGTACACTTCAACTGCTGTCAATGTCCTCATCTTCAGGAAGTATCAATCGGAGGTCCTCGTTATCTCTGTAGACTTGTACTAAAGCTGCAGCCTTGTATGCAAGGAAACCCATCATGCCTGGAACAAGCTGCATAAAGAGAGCCCAGTCATTCAGGATTTGTTCACGGAAGAGCATATTCCTGACAGGGAATATGAGTCATTTATACAATGGATTCATGATAATATCCCTTGCTACATGATTTTTCACAGTTAGTAGGGGAAACGAGTACCCAAATACGTGTGTACTCATAAGGTCACGATAAATCTGATATGGTTTGCCAACTAGATGAGATCTAGCATAATAGAGAAGTGTGGTGCTCTTACCTGAAAACTGAAAATGCTGTTCTGGAAGTGATCTGATATAGCTgacaatccaaaaatcatagCAGGAATCGCAAGCCTTGGGGATGATAGGGCTACTGAAGTGCCACCCAGGGTCTTCTCTATTGTATTCTTCAAATCTTCGCTTGTGATGCCAATTCTAGCATTTGCATAAATAGGAAcaaatgaataattattgaaacTTTTAGTTCAAAAAAGTATTGAAACTATCAAAATGTGAGTAATAGAATAATGGAGTACAGACTGAAGCCAGCATCTCAAAACCTActtcttcaccttcttcttcagaaAAATTTCTGGAATATCTTCCTTTGACAGGTTGTCTGTGTGCCGATACAGAAGTTGAAGATACAAACAACTGTCCAACATAAGAGTGTCTAGCTTCAGCATACTTTAAATACATGTTCAAACCACAAGGGAGCATCAGCATTATATTAAACATTAATAAGTTGTACAGGACAATTACTTAGCTTACCTGAAAGCAACTCCAAAAGCATAACTGATAGCAGCCTGTTCAATAAGAGTATTGCAGATTCAGTCACATCAATCATCCATATTTAGCCATTTGGTGAAAGTTAAATTGTGCCGTTCATTGAGTTATGGAATCATATGATATCTATGTAAAGGCATAGTCAATGATCTTAGCTAGGTGACTGGATGGCCATTAAATGCTGAAACCATTCATAAAGTCATAAAACATAATCGCCTTTGATTCTAGACATGACATCGGCATATCAAGTTCTATGTTTGATGCATCCCCTTACATTTGTTCAAATCTGTTACCCAAAAAAACATGAGTCCGATGCAAGGCCCAGGATACATAAATGATGAACTGTAAGATGCCTAATTGCCCATACTACCCAGTTGGACTAGTTATGGAAGCAAAAACCGGTTAATCTTACCAGTTGGTTTCTAGAGTTCAAAGTTATACAAGGAAGCATTTAATTATGGCATATAATTAGTATTTTGCACTACTGAAGTGTTTTATGGTTAGCGCAAAGGTACTTGCTTCTTTTTTTATGTCGATTGTACAGTTTAAAGCCTACATGTACCTCAAGAGAAAAGACCAGGAGACAGTATAAACTACATGCTGCTCCAATTCCAGTGGTCAGGAGCAACAATTCATCCTTGAGCTGCAAGAAAATCATGAGCATCAGTAGATGGTAAgtagttttctttttctgaagaaATTCAAAGATGATGAAAAACTGGAGAGGTGTCACACTGCTTCATATTTCAGAAGGTTGAGTTCCTTCCTTTTGTCGCTGTCATTCTGTCTATCCTGTCATCATTTGAAAAAACATTCCCATTTCTCTATCAGCTATTTCTGCAATAACATTCTGACAATCCAAAATAATGAACAGCAATCCCCAAATAACACGATGACAGACCTTAGCAGAAAGCCTCTTTCTGACAGGCAGGTCGCTCTCACCGGATACCCAATCTCTGGTCGCCGCTAGCCTCAAGACTCCCTCGCCGGTAACTTCTTCCCTGACCTGCATTCCAATGGTCTATCAGTTATTCCTTGCAAAAGTAGTGACACTGGCAGCACGATTTTGCAGAACTTGCATCAGGTTGCGCAACATTTGCAGCATTTTCTAGACCCGAGGTCGCCTCTAACACATCAACATTTGCGCCATTTCTCCTCCAAACCATGTCAGAGATTTTCGTGACGAAATCGCCGTGTAGCTGCCTCTCTTCAAGGAACATGCGCAGGACTTCATCCCCAATACTGTCCCCAGCTGTCGGCAGCAACACAAATCACTGgatcaacatcaacaacaaacCTCAAACTATCTCGGTTCTATTAACTCGAGAACGAGAAATCTTCTCCGTTCGATTATCTAGTGCATGCAACATCAAGAGCCCAGGAGGAAATTAAGGAGCAGAGCAGTGGTGAATGAATACCTGGGGCTTGGAGAGAGGAGTAGCGGAGAGGGGAGGCGCGCGGAGGAGGCCTGCGCGGGAGGGCGGGGCCCaggggaggaagagggagcGGGCCACGCGCGGCGAGGTCGCAGCAGCGGAGGCCGGGGAGCCCCATGGCCATGGCTTTTTGAGGTTTGTTTCTCGCTCACTGGTGCTTGATCCGTGAGCTGGAGGAAGAGAGAGCTGAGGCCGTCCTCTCTCCCATCCAACCTTCGCAAGCCGTGACAAAACCGGGGAAATATCTTCCATTTAGACCTCTTGCCATCAATCTTCTTCCATGCTTTTCTCCTATctcataaaattataaaatttaaaaatttactCAGGTTTGTTATTCACTCTATCGTTCCCTCTCCCTATACTCATTACCACTACGAATGTAtgaattattttattaataaaaataaataaataattagacGAAAAAATAGCGaataatctttttcttttttaaatcatatctaaaatcaaactacgacatcGGCATCATTCCTGTCGTATTCGTTCAACGGCACTCTTATAACGTATCCACATTTATACTTGATGTTACCATGACACTTAGCCAGTTGTATTAATCCACAGGATTtgctgatatttttttctaagcTGGGATTTGCTGATATTGACAGACTGAAACAAAAAAACGGCCCAAGAAAGACCACATAAATCATGGCACTGGATATCTTGACTCTTCACTGTAGAAATGCAACTTGGTACTGATTTTATGAGGCTTATGAGCATTGAACTATTTGAGAACCAACCAACTTATTGAGCATGCGCTCGTTGTAAAGTAACAGAGGAGACCATGCAGTCAGTAAATTCGGTGCAACAACGGACAGagagatgcatcatgcatgcagaaGCCTGCATCATAAATTGTCGTTTGCACCCCACAGTAAGGTATTGCAGGTAACCACATCTAGTCAACAAGGGAGAACAGAACTCTTGTGAAAGCATTGATCAGATTGATAAGAAACCAGTCAATCCAAGATTCCAAGTACAAGTTTCTTGTCCATAAATCACAGCAGGATGGTTCCAGTAATTCCACAAATATAGCACAAGTCCAGCGAGCTAACTTTTAAGGAAATTGCATGGATGATTATTCGATAGAATTGCAACGCAAATCCTTGCCGTGAAGACTGATCAACAGACGAGTGGTTCTTAGCCTGGGGGCCAGTTCATCTGTCTGCCTCCAAGAAGATGTACATGGATGTGGTAAACAGATTGACCTGCAAAGAAAGATATCAGGTGGTTGATAGGGGAAGTGGTCAGACAAAAATGTGCTCTAAGGGATTTCAGTCAAA
The nucleotide sequence above comes from Phragmites australis chromosome 4, lpPhrAust1.1, whole genome shotgun sequence. Encoded proteins:
- the LOC133916201 gene encoding uncharacterized protein LOC133916201 isoform X1, which gives rise to MAMGLPGLRCCDLAARGPLPLPPLGPALPRRPPPRASPLRYSSLQAPAGDSIGDEVLRMFLEERQLHGDFVTKISDMVWRRNGANVDVLEATSGLENAANVAQPDVREEVTGEGVLRLAATRDWVSGESDLPVRKRLSAKDRQNDSDKRKELNLLKYEALKDELLLLTTGIGAACSLYCLLVFSLEAAISYAFGVAFSCLYLQLLYRHTDNLSKEDIPEIFLKKKVKKIGITSEDLKNTIEKTLGGTSVALSSPRLAIPAMIFGLSAISDHFQNSIFSFQLVPGMMGFLAYKAAALVQVYRDNEDLRLILPEDEDIDSS
- the LOC133916201 gene encoding uncharacterized protein LOC133916201 isoform X2 translates to MAMGLPGLRCCDLAARGPLPLPPLGPALPRRPPPRASPLRYSSLQAPAGDSIGDEVLRMFLEERQLHGDFVTKISDMVWRRNGANVDVLEATSGLENAANVREEVTGEGVLRLAATRDWVSGESDLPVRKRLSAKDRQNDSDKRKELNLLKYEALKDELLLLTTGIGAACSLYCLLVFSLEAAISYAFGVAFSCLYLQLLYRHTDNLSKEDIPEIFLKKKVKKIGITSEDLKNTIEKTLGGTSVALSSPRLAIPAMIFGLSAISDHFQNSIFSFQLVPGMMGFLAYKAAALVQVYRDNEDLRLILPEDEDIDSS
- the LOC133916201 gene encoding uncharacterized protein LOC133916201 isoform X3, with the protein product MAMGLPGLRCCDLAARGPLPLPPLGPALPRRPPPRASPLRYSSLQAPAGDSIGDEVLRMFLEERQLHGDFVTKISDMVWRRNGANVDVLEATSGLENAANVAQPDVREEVTGEGVLRLAATRDWVSGESDLPVRKRLSAKDRQNDSDKRKELNLLKYEALKDELLLLTTGIGAACSLYCLLVFSLEAAISYAFGVAFSCLYLQLLYRHTDNLSKEDIPEIFLKKKNWHHKRRFEEYNREDPGWHFSSPIIPKACDSCYDFWIVSYIRSLPEQHFQFSACSRHDGFPCIQGCSFSTSLQR